The genomic segment GTTTACCTAGAGCTACCCCAATTGCTCCCCAAGGGCAAACATAATTACACCATGTTCGGCCACCTTTCCAGAAACCCAAGATAAAAATAAGAGGGAAAGCTATCACAAAAGGACAAATAATCCATAGGACCCAAAACTTTGAGAAGGCGGCTGCCCAATACGTCTGAGTCATGGATTCCGGAAGCCCCATTTTCCAGGGACTGAATGTCGTGAGAAAAATACCTACAAAAAGTAATAAAAATACTTTACGCAAATGACGACTCTTAAGAATTTTTCCCGCTCGATTGACAGGATTAATTCCATCCGTAATAAAACTGGTAGGACAATACTGCCCGCAATAATGCCGTCCAAACTTAGCTGGCAAAATAAACGCTCCTACCACCCCTAAGACAGGTATGAAGTACCATTCAATCGGTGCTTTATACCAGGGATTTCCGATTAAGGATAAGAGCATGAGAATGAACAAAACGAGAAAAAGAAAAAACGAGGTTCGTTGATTGCGTCGCCGAATATCAGAAAACTTTATTTTAGACATCTCTTAATATCCTCCCTATAATTGCTGAATGATTATATTTCTATCCTTTACTTAGCGATACTTCGCCAAGCCAATGTAAATGTTTTGTCAACCACCTCCGGGAGGGGCTCTTTCAGGACTCCCCTTAATTTAAGTTCAACGACTTTTAAAATCCCCCCCATAAACACTCCGGCCAAGAGTAAGGGCTGGCCCGGGATAACATCGCCGGAGGCTATTCCATCTTCGATCCATTCTTCAACGGCTTGAAAGGGTTCAGAAAGGCAAATAGGGACTTGTTCTGGAAAAATCTCATTGTGACGCACAAAAAGCATGTATTCCATCTGAATAGGACTATCCTCGCATAATGTATAAATAAACTGTACCATTGCATAGAGTTTATTCTTAACATCAGTTAAAGGATCTGTGCAGGAGTGCATCTCCCTTGTAAAAGATTGCAGAGTTTCTTCATAAAGAGCCTTTGCTAGATCCTGTTTATTCGAAAAATGATGATAGATCGAGCCAATGCTTATTTTTGAATCGCGTACAATATCCGGGATGACCGTATTAAAATATCCCCGCTCAACAAAAAGGCGCTGTGCCGAATCCATAATCTTTTGACGCGTGTCTTCAGGCTTTAAGCGAGCCATTAAAATTCCCCTTTCAACTAGAATGAATGTTCATTCTAATAATAAATTATTTTATTCCCATGTTCAAGAGCTTATTTATCCTTAATTCGGTATAATTTTTGCTCTGTATAATTGAGTGAGTTGCATATAGACCC from the Desulfitobacterium metallireducens DSM 15288 genome contains:
- a CDS encoding TetR/AcrR family transcriptional regulator; protein product: MARLKPEDTRQKIMDSAQRLFVERGYFNTVIPDIVRDSKISIGSIYHHFSNKQDLAKALYEETLQSFTREMHSCTDPLTDVKNKLYAMVQFIYTLCEDSPIQMEYMLFVRHNEIFPEQVPICLSEPFQAVEEWIEDGIASGDVIPGQPLLLAGVFMGGILKVVELKLRGVLKEPLPEVVDKTFTLAWRSIAK
- a CDS encoding 4Fe-4S binding protein codes for the protein MSKIKFSDIRRRNQRTSFFLFLVLFILMLLSLIGNPWYKAPIEWYFIPVLGVVGAFILPAKFGRHYCGQYCPTSFITDGINPVNRAGKILKSRHLRKVFLLLFVGIFLTTFSPWKMGLPESMTQTYWAAAFSKFWVLWIICPFVIAFPLIFILGFWKGGRTWCNYVCPWGAIGVALGKPQLKVTTKCTDCKACTTVCPQPEVLEGAIGRKGGTIDKNCLTCLKCVDVCSPKAIEWLKP